From one Perca flavescens isolate YP-PL-M2 chromosome 4, PFLA_1.0, whole genome shotgun sequence genomic stretch:
- the LOC114553596 gene encoding activin receptor type-1B isoform X2, with protein sequence MANLRISLAALVVQAVLYRNCEALWCNCTTAQCEKTGYQCETDGACKASTSLIDGQEQHIRICITRDNLVPPGQPFYCLSAEGLLNTHCCYTDYCNSIDLKVPSVTTQSGLGGGYGPGGTWVLVELVAVIAGPVFLLCLLLLMCMFMYQYHQRAYSHRQRLEVEDPSCDHLYMAKDRTLQDLIYDLSSSGSGSGLPLFVQRTVARTIVLQEIIGKGRFGEVWRGRWRGGDVAVKIFSSREERSWFREAEIYQTIMLRHENILGFIAADNKDNGTWTQLWLVSDYHEHGSLFDYLNRYSVTTEGMIKLALSAASGLAHLHMEILGTQGKPGIAHRDLKSKNILVKKNCTCAIADLGLAVRHDSSTDTIDIAPNQRVGTKRYMAPEVLDETINMRHFDSFKCADIYALGLVYWEIACRCNSGGIHEEYQLPYYDLVPSDPSIEEMRKLVCDQKIRPNIPNWWQSYEALRVMGKIMRECWYANGAARLTALRIKKTLSQLSIQEDIKV encoded by the exons CTCTGTGGTGTAACTGCACCACTGCCCAGTGCGAGAAGACTGGCTACCAGTGTGAGACCGATGGAGCCTGCAAGGCCTCCACTTCCTTAATTGATGGCCAAGAGCAGCACATCCGTATCTGCATCACACGGGACAATCTTGTGCCCCCCGGACAACCGTTCTACTGCCTCAGTGCAGAGGGCTTGCTCAATACCCACTGCTGCTACACAGACTACTGCAACAGCATTGACCTCAAAGTACCCTCAG TCACAACTCAGTCAGGACTCGGGGGAGGCTATGGCCCTGGTGGGACATGGGTGCTGGTGGAACTAGTCGCTGTGATTGCAGGGCCAGTGTTCCTGctgtgtctgctgctgctgatgtgtATGTTCATGTATCAGTACCACCAGCGGGCCTACAGCCACAGGCAGCGATTGGAAGTGGAGGACCCCTCCTGTGACCACCTCTACATGGCCAAAGACAGGACCCTGCAGGACCTTATATACGATCTGTCCTCGTCTGGTTCAGGCTCCG GTCTGCCTCTGTTTGTCCAGCGAACCGTGGCGCGAACAATTGTCCTCCAAGAGATCATTGGTAAAGGGCGTTTCGGGGAGGTGTGGCGAGGACGTTGGAGGGGCGGTGATGTGGCGGTGAAGATCTTCTCATCCAGAGAGGAGCGCTCCTGGTTCCGTGAGGCTGAAATCTATCAGACCATAATGCTCCGCCATGAAAATATCCTGGGCTTTATAGCTGCTGACAACAAag ACAATGGCACTTGGACCCAGCTGTGGTTGGTGTCGGACTACCATGAGCATGGCTCTCTGTTTGACTACCTGAATCGCTACTCTGTCACTACTGAAGGAATGATCAAACTGGCACTGTCAGCTGCCAGTGGCCTGGCACATCTGCACATGGAGATTCTAGGAACACAAG GAAAGCCAGGTATCGCGCACAGAGACCTGAAGTCCAAGAACATCCTCGTGAAGAAGAACTGCACCTGTGCCATCGCTGACCTGGGCTTGGCTGTCCGTCATGACTCTTCAACAGACACCATCGATATTGCGCCCAATCAGAGGGTGGGCACCAAGAG GTATATGGCTCCAGAGGTTCTGGATGAGACTATCAACATGAGACACTTTGACTCATTCAAATGTGCTGATATCTATGCTTTGGGGCTGGTCTACTGGGAGATTGCATGCCGCTGTAATAGTGGAG GTATCCATGAAGAGTACCAGCTGCCCTACTATGACCTGGTACCTTCTGACCCTTCCATAGAGGAGATGAGAAAGTTGGTGTGTGACCAAAAAATACGACCCAACATCCCCAATTGGTGGCAGAGCTACGAG GCCTTGCGGGTTATGGGCAAAATCATGAGGGAGTGTTGGTATGCTAACGGTGCTGCCCGCTTGACGGCCCTGCGGATCAAGAAGACCCTCTCCCAGCTCAGCATTCAAGAGGACATTAAAGTCTGA
- the LOC114553596 gene encoding activin receptor type-1B isoform X1, translated as MANLRISLAALVVQAVLYRNCEALWCNCTTAQCEKTGYQCETDGACKASTSLIDGQEQHIRICITRDNLVPPGQPFYCLSAEGLLNTHCCYTDYCNSIDLKVPSGEKVTTQSGLGGGYGPGGTWVLVELVAVIAGPVFLLCLLLLMCMFMYQYHQRAYSHRQRLEVEDPSCDHLYMAKDRTLQDLIYDLSSSGSGSGLPLFVQRTVARTIVLQEIIGKGRFGEVWRGRWRGGDVAVKIFSSREERSWFREAEIYQTIMLRHENILGFIAADNKDNGTWTQLWLVSDYHEHGSLFDYLNRYSVTTEGMIKLALSAASGLAHLHMEILGTQGKPGIAHRDLKSKNILVKKNCTCAIADLGLAVRHDSSTDTIDIAPNQRVGTKRYMAPEVLDETINMRHFDSFKCADIYALGLVYWEIACRCNSGGIHEEYQLPYYDLVPSDPSIEEMRKLVCDQKIRPNIPNWWQSYEALRVMGKIMRECWYANGAARLTALRIKKTLSQLSIQEDIKV; from the exons CTCTGTGGTGTAACTGCACCACTGCCCAGTGCGAGAAGACTGGCTACCAGTGTGAGACCGATGGAGCCTGCAAGGCCTCCACTTCCTTAATTGATGGCCAAGAGCAGCACATCCGTATCTGCATCACACGGGACAATCTTGTGCCCCCCGGACAACCGTTCTACTGCCTCAGTGCAGAGGGCTTGCTCAATACCCACTGCTGCTACACAGACTACTGCAACAGCATTGACCTCAAAGTACCCTCAGGTGAGAAAG TCACAACTCAGTCAGGACTCGGGGGAGGCTATGGCCCTGGTGGGACATGGGTGCTGGTGGAACTAGTCGCTGTGATTGCAGGGCCAGTGTTCCTGctgtgtctgctgctgctgatgtgtATGTTCATGTATCAGTACCACCAGCGGGCCTACAGCCACAGGCAGCGATTGGAAGTGGAGGACCCCTCCTGTGACCACCTCTACATGGCCAAAGACAGGACCCTGCAGGACCTTATATACGATCTGTCCTCGTCTGGTTCAGGCTCCG GTCTGCCTCTGTTTGTCCAGCGAACCGTGGCGCGAACAATTGTCCTCCAAGAGATCATTGGTAAAGGGCGTTTCGGGGAGGTGTGGCGAGGACGTTGGAGGGGCGGTGATGTGGCGGTGAAGATCTTCTCATCCAGAGAGGAGCGCTCCTGGTTCCGTGAGGCTGAAATCTATCAGACCATAATGCTCCGCCATGAAAATATCCTGGGCTTTATAGCTGCTGACAACAAag ACAATGGCACTTGGACCCAGCTGTGGTTGGTGTCGGACTACCATGAGCATGGCTCTCTGTTTGACTACCTGAATCGCTACTCTGTCACTACTGAAGGAATGATCAAACTGGCACTGTCAGCTGCCAGTGGCCTGGCACATCTGCACATGGAGATTCTAGGAACACAAG GAAAGCCAGGTATCGCGCACAGAGACCTGAAGTCCAAGAACATCCTCGTGAAGAAGAACTGCACCTGTGCCATCGCTGACCTGGGCTTGGCTGTCCGTCATGACTCTTCAACAGACACCATCGATATTGCGCCCAATCAGAGGGTGGGCACCAAGAG GTATATGGCTCCAGAGGTTCTGGATGAGACTATCAACATGAGACACTTTGACTCATTCAAATGTGCTGATATCTATGCTTTGGGGCTGGTCTACTGGGAGATTGCATGCCGCTGTAATAGTGGAG GTATCCATGAAGAGTACCAGCTGCCCTACTATGACCTGGTACCTTCTGACCCTTCCATAGAGGAGATGAGAAAGTTGGTGTGTGACCAAAAAATACGACCCAACATCCCCAATTGGTGGCAGAGCTACGAG GCCTTGCGGGTTATGGGCAAAATCATGAGGGAGTGTTGGTATGCTAACGGTGCTGCCCGCTTGACGGCCCTGCGGATCAAGAAGACCCTCTCCCAGCTCAGCATTCAAGAGGACATTAAAGTCTGA